In a single window of the Melioribacteraceae bacterium genome:
- a CDS encoding ImmA/IrrE family metallo-endopeptidase: MSITAKANARLMIRKYGFESPAEINLEELIYAENLFLKGEEFEGCEGKIIFNDTIGIITINSSIKEAGQRNFVMAHELGHFLCDSRSKEFNEGTITIKCKFEDLNGINKAKREENANSFAGELLMPEEWFKNFVNKKGISKTLISETADYFKVSLSAAALNYSRIGHRECAVVLSKDGIIQWSSIHNEFKYQFIRAKEGVSKLSYTYDFFAGMPLPSSEEEIPAEAWFNECYNINKQDRIFELNIPMQRYNAVLSLIWMR; this comes from the coding sequence ATGAGCATAACAGCAAAAGCAAATGCACGGCTAATGATCCGTAAATATGGATTTGAATCCCCCGCTGAAATAAATCTAGAGGAATTGATTTATGCTGAGAATCTGTTTTTAAAGGGGGAAGAGTTTGAAGGATGCGAAGGGAAAATTATTTTTAATGATACAATCGGAATTATTACAATCAACAGCAGTATTAAGGAGGCGGGGCAGAGAAATTTTGTGATGGCTCATGAACTGGGGCATTTTTTATGTGATTCTAGAAGCAAGGAATTCAATGAGGGGACAATAACTATTAAATGCAAATTTGAAGACTTAAACGGAATTAACAAAGCCAAACGAGAGGAGAACGCTAACAGCTTCGCGGGGGAACTGTTAATGCCTGAGGAATGGTTTAAAAATTTTGTTAACAAAAAAGGAATTTCCAAAACTCTAATTTCAGAGACGGCAGATTACTTTAAAGTATCTTTATCCGCGGCGGCGTTAAACTACAGCAGGATAGGTCATAGAGAATGCGCGGTTGTGCTAAGCAAAGATGGAATTATTCAATGGAGCAGCATTCATAATGAATTTAAGTATCAATTTATAAGAGCAAAAGAGGGGGTTAGTAAATTGAGTTATACTTATGATTTTTTTGCCGGAATGCCGCTCCCCTCTTCCGAAGAGGAGATCCCCGCCGAAGCCTGGTTTAATGAATGCTATAATATTAATAAACAGGATAGAATATTTGAGCTGAATATTCCTATGCAGAGATATAATGCAGTTCTCTCTTTGATTTGGATGAGGTGA
- a CDS encoding O-antigen ligase family protein, protein MSSISELRYNFSTVALFIAFILTVNIAAISNYTSNSYLLKIIAGGILLITLIPFSKRLKELLRIGKREIAVLLFILFSIIISILYSLNPYFGFKKALNILITLPLLLAAFIVLLEQSHSVLLKTFLFVTIIFSFISILGFLINNPFQYESPYSFSVFRWSHVIFGRFAAICFVIFLVLYIRSGKDYLLILGILLLIILVLSGFRAGIIGAVIFPIALFFYKKQYKNLIGFSVTVIFAFILYGFANGFNFERFLPLFNIFKTEIGDGAIISRIEAYRAGFELFQEHYLFGAGLGGYNFNSVGAIQEAIKYPHNIFIEVMSEFGLAGLTIFLLYVVYCFRILKKADTLLLIIWVFSFWLALFSKDLSTNPLLFLPASFYFRKHYKLTQ, encoded by the coding sequence TTGAGTAGTATATCAGAATTGAGATATAATTTCAGCACGGTAGCACTTTTTATAGCATTCATTCTAACTGTAAATATTGCCGCGATATCGAACTATACGTCAAATTCATATTTATTAAAAATAATAGCCGGGGGGATTCTGTTAATTACGCTCATCCCATTTTCTAAGAGATTGAAAGAATTATTAAGGATAGGCAAGAGGGAAATAGCCGTTCTGTTATTTATTTTATTTTCAATAATCATATCGATCTTATATTCTCTCAATCCTTATTTTGGATTTAAAAAAGCACTTAACATATTAATTACATTACCTCTCCTTCTTGCCGCATTTATTGTTTTACTTGAACAATCTCATTCTGTACTTCTTAAAACTTTCTTATTTGTTACCATTATATTTTCATTTATATCAATATTAGGATTCCTAATAAATAATCCATTTCAATATGAATCGCCCTACTCTTTTTCTGTATTCAGATGGAGCCATGTTATATTCGGAAGATTCGCTGCTATTTGTTTTGTAATATTCTTGGTGCTTTACATAAGATCAGGAAAAGACTATTTACTCATATTGGGGATTCTGCTTTTAATTATTTTAGTTTTATCCGGATTCAGAGCCGGAATAATTGGGGCAGTGATATTCCCCATTGCATTGTTCTTTTATAAGAAACAGTATAAAAATCTCATAGGATTTTCAGTTACTGTAATTTTTGCATTCATTTTGTACGGCTTCGCCAATGGTTTCAATTTTGAAAGATTTCTGCCATTGTTTAATATTTTTAAAACTGAAATTGGCGATGGGGCAATAATTTCGAGAATTGAAGCTTATAGGGCAGGTTTTGAATTATTTCAAGAGCACTATTTATTTGGCGCAGGTCTCGGAGGGTATAACTTTAATTCAGTCGGAGCTATTCAGGAAGCAATCAAATATCCTCACAATATTTTTATCGAAGTTATGAGTGAATTTGGATTAGCAGGGCTCACGATATTTTTATTGTATGTAGTTTACTGTTTTAGAATTCTCAAAAAAGCCGACACTCTTTTGCTCATTATTTGGGTTTTCTCTTTTTGGCTTGCACTTTTTTCTAAAGATCTCTCCACTAATCCCCTATTGTTTTTGCCAGCCTCATTCTATTTTCGAAAGCACTATAAATTGACTCAATGA
- a CDS encoding YjbH domain-containing protein has product MIKLKVISVNKHFKCILSIILFSLNVAIIEGQSLSGLSGMFRTPTAEVADDGIITAGASFYNKKYQLYSNYQDHVFGAYITLGFIPRTEVSIRISRKIDSDYTSHVMDRILSAKFLIIKEGNFIPNVTLGLQNPYSTLVSANHFNSTYLVASKNIPIGSFFKNFSLTAGYGSDIIKAADYEFIGAFGGMELTFNLQRYLRTDLSLIIEHDAERLNGALKLILFNTVQIMGGLQGFDAFSGNLAFSFTL; this is encoded by the coding sequence TTGATCAAACTTAAAGTCATAAGTGTTAACAAACATTTTAAGTGCATCTTATCCATAATACTTTTTTCCCTCAACGTTGCTATTATTGAGGGGCAGTCATTATCAGGTCTATCCGGGATGTTCAGAACTCCGACGGCTGAAGTTGCGGATGACGGCATTATTACAGCAGGGGCTTCCTTTTATAATAAGAAATATCAACTTTATTCAAATTATCAAGATCATGTGTTTGGAGCTTATATCACTTTAGGGTTCATACCCAGAACAGAAGTATCCATTCGCATTTCTCGGAAAATAGATTCAGATTACACCAGCCACGTAATGGATAGGATTTTAAGCGCTAAATTCTTAATAATCAAAGAGGGGAATTTTATCCCGAATGTTACCCTTGGTTTACAAAACCCCTACAGCACTCTTGTTTCTGCTAACCACTTTAATTCAACATATCTCGTCGCTTCAAAAAATATCCCTATTGGTTCTTTTTTCAAAAACTTTTCACTCACAGCCGGTTACGGTTCAGATATAATTAAAGCCGCCGATTATGAATTCATCGGTGCTTTCGGTGGTATGGAATTAACTTTTAATCTTCAGAGATATCTTCGTACCGATCTAAGCTTAATCATTGAACACGACGCTGAAAGATTGAACGGGGCGTTAAAGCTAATTTTATTCAATACTGTACAAATCATGGGAGGGCTCCAGGGCTTCGACGCCTTCTCCGGTAACCTCGCATTTTCATTCACTCTCTAA
- a CDS encoding sugar transferase: MLYMTTSFFSSFLLGKFSQLKEISDFTQIFKRYFNAFILNTGILSIIFISISSFAPSRILIAGTLFLSFILELIFIYFNYTLKINREVRIKFRFSLSTFTYFLVLLLSLIFYVYYYFRPDLFAKDLLLIIILLPVWFFTSFFVHQYSPLQKVKYWDYFYSLFKSAIIFISLMAFATFMLKYDYNFSLMPFIISIVYSIGSLTLFSVLFIIQTPETTDAVKTKLLRATPEIETEVVEKIESKSEKYSIPNGNPFNPYLQEQLGSIYLRHYLPVFKFIEESIELTSFDIRRAVMIRSADTYNVEVLPNNSYEFYLNLHEINDMRRINHYLIEINKRLVNGGVFVGRIEPLNLRFRRYKNKYPYYLARFFYFFDFLWNRAFAKIPFFQKVYFAFSKGKNRAISLAECLGRLHYCGFSIINLREINNFIYFIAKKGDNPKKGESPSYGPLIKLKRTGKEGRKINVYKMRTMHPYSEYLQKFVFDLGNLKAGGKFQDDFRITGWGKVMRKLWLDEFPMFINFFKGELKLVGVRPLSDHYLSLYSQQLRERRKKFKPGLVPPFYVDLPQSLEEIMASEEKYLDSYEKNPILTDIKYFFLAANNILIKKARSG, translated from the coding sequence GTGCTCTACATGACCACCTCCTTCTTCTCCTCTTTTCTTCTTGGCAAATTTTCTCAGCTAAAAGAAATAAGCGATTTTACTCAAATATTTAAACGCTATTTTAATGCCTTCATTCTTAATACGGGTATCCTATCAATAATTTTTATCTCTATCTCTTCATTTGCCCCTTCAAGAATATTAATTGCCGGTACTCTTTTCCTTTCATTTATTTTAGAATTGATATTCATATACTTCAACTATACATTAAAAATCAATAGGGAAGTAAGAATTAAATTCCGCTTTTCCCTCTCTACTTTCACCTATTTCCTTGTTCTGCTACTCTCTCTTATCTTTTATGTTTACTATTATTTCCGCCCCGATTTATTTGCTAAAGATCTGCTATTGATAATCATCTTATTGCCCGTCTGGTTCTTTACATCTTTCTTTGTGCATCAATACTCACCATTGCAAAAAGTAAAGTATTGGGATTACTTTTACTCTTTATTTAAATCCGCTATTATATTTATTTCTCTTATGGCATTCGCTACATTTATGCTCAAGTATGATTATAATTTCTCCCTAATGCCCTTCATTATATCTATAGTCTATTCAATTGGTTCACTAACTCTTTTTTCAGTTTTATTTATAATCCAGACTCCGGAAACTACCGATGCTGTGAAAACAAAACTTCTTCGCGCCACTCCTGAAATAGAAACAGAGGTAGTAGAAAAAATTGAGAGTAAGTCTGAAAAATATAGTATTCCAAATGGAAATCCCTTCAATCCTTACCTGCAAGAACAGCTTGGATCAATTTATCTGCGTCATTACCTCCCCGTATTTAAGTTTATTGAGGAGAGCATTGAACTCACCTCGTTTGATATTAGGCGCGCTGTAATGATCCGTTCAGCCGATACATATAACGTAGAAGTACTACCAAATAACAGCTATGAATTCTACCTCAATCTCCATGAAATAAATGATATGCGTAGAATAAATCATTATCTAATCGAGATAAATAAAAGATTGGTTAATGGTGGAGTTTTTGTTGGCAGGATTGAACCCCTCAACCTAAGATTCAGACGCTACAAAAATAAGTATCCCTATTATCTTGCCCGCTTTTTTTACTTTTTTGATTTTCTTTGGAATAGAGCTTTTGCGAAAATTCCATTTTTTCAGAAAGTATATTTTGCGTTTTCTAAAGGTAAAAATAGAGCAATTTCACTGGCAGAATGTCTCGGAAGATTACACTACTGCGGTTTTTCAATAATAAATCTCAGAGAAATAAATAACTTTATCTATTTCATCGCGAAAAAAGGGGACAACCCTAAAAAAGGGGAAAGCCCCTCATACGGCCCCCTAATAAAACTAAAAAGAACCGGGAAAGAGGGGAGAAAAATTAATGTTTACAAAATGAGAACAATGCACCCCTACTCTGAATACCTGCAGAAATTTGTTTTCGATTTGGGGAATCTGAAAGCCGGTGGAAAGTTTCAAGATGATTTTAGAATTACAGGTTGGGGTAAGGTCATGCGCAAGTTATGGCTAGATGAATTCCCGATGTTCATAAACTTCTTTAAGGGGGAATTAAAATTGGTCGGTGTGCGTCCACTATCAGACCATTATCTAAGTTTATATTCACAACAACTGCGTGAGAGAAGAAAGAAATTCAAACCGGGTTTAGTACCTCCTTTTTACGTGGATCTTCCACAGTCTCTTGAGGAAATTATGGCTTCAGAAGAAAAATATTTGGACAGCTATGAGAAAAACCCAATATTAACAGATATTAAATACTTCTTCCTTGCCGCTAATAATATCCTAATTAAAAAAGCAAGAAGCGGGTAA
- the wecB gene encoding UDP-N-acetylglucosamine 2-epimerase (non-hydrolyzing), with protein sequence MKIISVVGARPNFIKIGPFIKAVKKFNVVKKENTIDHLLVHTGQHYDDNMSKAFFDQLNIPQADINLGVGSGSHAEQVGHTMIEFEKVLKEYKPDWVVVVGDVNATLACSVTAKKEWIKCCHIEAGLRSGDMHMPEEINRLVTDRISDLLLTPDRISITNLIKEGVEASKICFVGNIMIDSLDQNRASASKLLISKILADNKFIDLNRNPQIEENEYCVITLHRPSNVDDSTVLSQIVSFICSEVTSNFKVIWPLHPRTENKLKEHGLLNNVLTNDRIVLTKPIGYLEMLRLNMSAKLVLTDSGGLQEECTVLGTPCLTLRWNTERPITLREHGGVSVLVGNNIERIREEFYKTIILERNPVRPELWDGHTADRCLNAILNYKLDY encoded by the coding sequence TTGAAAATAATATCAGTAGTAGGTGCTCGCCCCAACTTTATAAAAATCGGACCGTTCATAAAAGCTGTCAAGAAATTCAATGTCGTTAAAAAAGAAAATACTATCGATCACTTGTTAGTGCATACTGGGCAGCATTATGATGATAATATGTCTAAAGCATTTTTTGATCAGTTAAACATTCCACAGGCTGATATTAATCTTGGTGTTGGTTCTGGGTCACATGCGGAACAGGTTGGGCATACAATGATTGAGTTTGAGAAAGTATTAAAAGAGTATAAACCTGACTGGGTAGTTGTTGTGGGAGATGTAAACGCAACCCTGGCCTGTTCAGTAACAGCTAAAAAAGAATGGATCAAATGTTGTCATATCGAAGCAGGTTTAAGATCCGGCGACATGCATATGCCGGAAGAGATTAATAGACTCGTCACCGACAGAATCTCAGACCTCTTATTGACTCCTGACCGGATATCTATAACAAACCTCATCAAAGAAGGAGTCGAAGCTAGCAAGATTTGTTTTGTAGGAAATATAATGATTGATTCACTTGATCAAAATAGAGCCAGTGCCTCTAAACTTTTAATTTCAAAAATTTTAGCAGATAATAAATTTATTGATCTCAACAGAAATCCCCAGATAGAGGAGAATGAGTATTGTGTAATAACACTACACCGTCCCTCAAATGTTGATGATAGTACGGTTCTTAGTCAAATTGTTTCATTTATTTGTTCTGAAGTCACATCTAATTTTAAGGTCATCTGGCCATTGCATCCTCGTACAGAAAACAAGTTGAAGGAACATGGATTATTAAATAATGTTCTCACTAATGACAGAATAGTATTAACAAAACCTATCGGCTATCTAGAAATGCTTCGACTAAATATGTCCGCAAAGTTAGTATTAACTGATAGTGGTGGTTTGCAGGAAGAGTGTACAGTCTTAGGTACTCCCTGTTTAACATTAAGATGGAATACAGAAAGGCCCATTACATTAAGAGAGCATGGGGGTGTTAGTGTTCTGGTAGGCAATAATATTGAGAGAATTAGAGAAGAATTTTACAAAACAATTATACTCGAAAGAAATCCGGTACGTCCCGAATTATGGGATGGTCACACCGCGGACCGCTGTTTAAATGCCATATTAAATTACAAATTGGATTATTAA
- a CDS encoding polysaccharide deacetylase family protein, with protein sequence MNKRRHCLFTNDVETTSIWLNTLRDETGLKVLEEGMPILLDIYNEFNIISTFYFTGYIAKLFPDVVKMIIKDGHEVASHGKSHLPENGFDVMPFEKQKRHLEETKKLLEDISGQEVISFRAPALRVNNETVRALIETGHKIDSSVASQRFDFFLSFGGFKKLKWFTAPRLPYKVDPNNIFKKGNSDLVEVPLSALFLPYVGTTMRIFPTITALQRHGINFESKLNNKPVVFDVHPNEFIDESDEIRIVNKRSKNPIDFFLKDWLRSHLKIKNLGPAAIPLYKKEIQFYKDRGYKFTTVKQYCIENQLI encoded by the coding sequence ATGAATAAACGCCGACATTGCCTTTTTACAAATGATGTAGAAACCACCTCAATCTGGTTAAACACCCTCCGGGACGAAACAGGACTTAAAGTATTAGAAGAAGGAATGCCGATTTTATTGGATATTTACAATGAATTCAATATAATATCTACGTTCTATTTTACGGGCTATATTGCAAAGCTCTTTCCTGATGTCGTAAAGATGATAATTAAAGATGGTCATGAAGTTGCTTCTCATGGTAAATCACATTTGCCTGAAAACGGATTTGATGTAATGCCGTTTGAGAAACAGAAAAGACATTTAGAAGAAACAAAAAAATTGCTTGAGGATATATCTGGTCAAGAAGTAATTTCGTTTAGAGCACCTGCATTAAGAGTCAATAATGAAACTGTAAGAGCATTGATCGAAACCGGGCATAAAATCGATAGCTCCGTTGCATCACAAAGATTTGATTTCTTTTTGTCTTTTGGTGGCTTTAAAAAACTAAAATGGTTCACTGCCCCTCGTTTACCATACAAAGTAGATCCGAATAATATCTTTAAGAAAGGCAATAGTGATTTGGTCGAAGTTCCACTTTCAGCTCTTTTCCTGCCTTACGTAGGTACAACAATGAGAATTTTCCCAACAATAACCGCACTTCAAAGACACGGTATAAATTTTGAAAGTAAGCTTAATAATAAACCTGTTGTATTTGATGTCCATCCTAATGAATTTATCGATGAATCTGATGAAATAAGAATTGTAAACAAACGCTCAAAAAATCCAATCGACTTTTTTCTGAAAGATTGGCTCCGTTCACATCTAAAAATAAAAAACTTAGGTCCTGCTGCTATACCACTCTACAAAAAAGAAATCCAATTCTACAAAGATCGAGGATATAAGTTTACTACAGTCAAACAATATTGTATAGAAAACCAATTGATTTAG
- a CDS encoding DUF354 domain-containing protein, translating to MKILFHLAHPAHFHLFKNVIKNLISKEIYVRITYNDKDILDELINESEFKAISRKLKSRKKIVHKSDLILQFLEKSISLYKILKQEKPSLVIGTSIIISLASKPLGISNIIVNEDDFDIIQQTANLGYRFATKILCPDVCRTGRWDFKCVKYNSYHELAYLHPNHFEPNKKVVEKYFNMDDPFFVLRFAKLSAHHDEGIEGINDKLALEIVNRLRDYGKVFITTERDIGESLNTYRLLVNPFDMHHLLAYTKLYIGDSQTMAAEAGVLGTPFIRINDFVGRISYLDELENKYKLGWGIKPNEGNKLFDIIDSVISKDINKTEWEKRREIMLSEKLDYAVFLSDFIENYINE from the coding sequence ATGAAGATATTGTTCCATTTAGCTCACCCTGCTCATTTTCATCTCTTTAAGAATGTAATAAAAAATTTAATTAGTAAAGAGATTTATGTACGTATAACCTATAATGATAAAGATATTTTAGACGAGTTGATTAATGAATCTGAATTCAAAGCAATATCGAGAAAGTTGAAATCTAGAAAAAAAATAGTCCATAAATCAGATTTAATTTTACAATTTCTAGAAAAAAGCATTTCTTTGTACAAAATATTAAAGCAGGAAAAACCTTCACTAGTTATAGGAACATCTATAATTATTTCTCTAGCATCAAAACCGTTGGGTATCAGCAACATAATTGTAAACGAAGATGATTTTGATATAATTCAACAAACTGCAAACCTCGGATATAGGTTCGCTACAAAAATACTTTGTCCGGATGTTTGCAGAACCGGTCGTTGGGATTTTAAGTGTGTAAAATATAATAGTTATCATGAGTTGGCCTATCTGCATCCGAATCATTTTGAGCCCAATAAAAAGGTTGTGGAAAAATATTTTAATATGGACGATCCTTTCTTTGTGTTACGATTTGCAAAGTTATCTGCTCATCATGATGAAGGAATTGAAGGAATTAATGATAAGCTCGCCTTGGAAATTGTAAATCGATTAAGAGATTATGGTAAAGTATTTATTACAACTGAAAGAGACATAGGTGAGAGTTTAAATACGTATAGATTATTAGTCAATCCCTTTGACATGCACCATTTACTAGCTTATACAAAATTATACATTGGTGATAGTCAAACAATGGCAGCCGAAGCCGGAGTTTTAGGAACACCTTTCATAAGGATCAATGATTTTGTTGGTAGAATTAGTTATTTAGATGAGTTGGAAAATAAATATAAACTTGGCTGGGGAATAAAACCAAATGAAGGAAACAAATTATTTGATATAATTGATTCTGTAATCTCAAAAGATATTAATAAGACTGAGTGGGAGAAGAGAAGAGAAATTATGCTAAGTGAAAAATTAGATTATGCGGTATTTCTCTCTGATTTTATAGAAAATTATATAAATGAATAA
- a CDS encoding bi-domain-containing oxidoreductase — protein MRQLTQNLKDGKMELTEVPSPILQKGYILVKNHYSIISAGTEGKTVSDARKGYIAKAKSRQKEVKMVLDTVKTQGIKKTYEMVMNKLEALSPLGYSSSGVVIEVGESVAGYEVGDFVACGGSGASHSEIISVPVNLCVKVDKSIDLKHAAFTTVASIAMQGVRQSEVKLGESCVVIGLGLIGQLTIQILNAAGIKSIGVDISENQVQLAKRCGASFAINRNSDGIEQIIKSYTSGFGADAVIITAGTSSTDPVELAGRISRQKGKVVIVGAVSTGFNREHYYKKELDLRMSCSYGPGRYDNNYEEKGIDYPIGYVRWTENRNMQTFIELLKAGKILLEKLITHQFDFQDAPSAYEIILNKTVPFNGIVLKYPNEVSYEKKVIVCERKSYIETDVNIGFIGAGSFAQNMILPNIPNYANKVTVVTGHGHTSRSVAQKFGFDNAATVAEEVFNDKSINTIFITTRHNLHAENVINGLQNKKNVFVEKPLCLNERELDQIIDVYNSSGAKLMLGYNRRFAPQITQLKERLNDSVPKAINYRINAGYIPKDHWTQDLEIGGGRIIGEVCHFIDLTLFLSGSNINSVYSALLGSQENLSDTLNIQLTFENGSIASISYFSNGSKKLEKEYLEVFYAGNTYLLKDFKELESYTERVKKDKISSQNKGHKKEIELFIDSIKNGKPAPIKADEIFHTSRVTFNVIESIKTNSVIRC, from the coding sequence ATGCGCCAACTAACTCAAAACTTAAAAGACGGTAAAATGGAACTTACTGAAGTTCCCTCTCCAATTTTACAGAAAGGATATATCCTTGTAAAAAACCATTATTCCATAATTAGTGCCGGTACCGAAGGTAAGACTGTGTCAGATGCACGTAAAGGTTACATAGCCAAAGCAAAGTCTCGGCAAAAAGAAGTTAAGATGGTTCTGGATACAGTTAAAACTCAGGGTATAAAAAAAACTTATGAAATGGTGATGAACAAATTAGAAGCACTTTCACCATTAGGTTATAGTTCTTCTGGGGTAGTAATTGAAGTAGGCGAAAGTGTTGCTGGTTATGAGGTGGGTGACTTTGTTGCTTGCGGTGGAAGTGGAGCATCCCATTCTGAGATCATTTCAGTACCAGTAAATTTATGCGTAAAAGTTGACAAGTCAATTGATTTAAAACATGCAGCATTTACAACTGTTGCGTCTATAGCTATGCAGGGTGTTAGGCAGTCGGAAGTAAAACTTGGCGAAAGCTGCGTTGTAATTGGCCTGGGTCTCATTGGGCAATTAACAATACAAATATTAAATGCCGCAGGTATCAAATCAATTGGAGTTGATATTAGTGAAAACCAAGTTCAATTAGCAAAAAGGTGTGGTGCTTCTTTTGCAATTAACAGAAACAGTGATGGTATTGAGCAAATTATTAAAAGCTATACAAGTGGTTTTGGTGCTGACGCTGTTATAATAACAGCAGGAACTTCTTCAACTGATCCTGTTGAATTGGCGGGGCGCATTTCAAGACAAAAAGGCAAAGTTGTTATAGTAGGTGCAGTGTCAACTGGTTTTAACAGAGAGCATTATTATAAAAAAGAACTGGATCTTCGTATGTCTTGTTCTTATGGTCCAGGCAGATATGATAATAATTATGAAGAAAAGGGAATTGACTATCCAATTGGATACGTACGTTGGACCGAAAATAGAAATATGCAGACGTTTATTGAGCTCTTAAAAGCTGGCAAAATATTATTAGAAAAATTAATAACACATCAATTTGATTTTCAAGATGCTCCTTCTGCTTATGAAATTATTCTTAACAAAACAGTGCCTTTCAATGGAATAGTATTAAAATATCCAAACGAAGTTTCTTATGAAAAAAAAGTAATTGTATGTGAAAGAAAAAGCTATATAGAAACTGATGTTAATATTGGTTTTATTGGTGCTGGTTCATTTGCTCAAAATATGATATTACCCAATATTCCAAATTATGCAAATAAAGTTACAGTCGTTACTGGTCATGGACATACATCAAGAAGCGTCGCACAAAAATTCGGTTTTGACAATGCAGCTACTGTTGCTGAAGAAGTATTCAATGACAAAAGTATAAATACAATTTTTATTACAACTCGTCATAATTTGCATGCTGAAAATGTAATTAATGGTCTGCAAAACAAAAAAAATGTTTTTGTTGAGAAACCTCTTTGCTTAAACGAAAGGGAATTAGACCAAATAATTGACGTTTACAACTCTTCTGGTGCAAAATTAATGCTAGGTTATAATCGTAGATTTGCTCCCCAGATAACTCAATTAAAAGAGAGACTAAATGATTCTGTACCCAAAGCAATTAATTATCGCATAAACGCAGGTTATATTCCAAAAGATCATTGGACTCAGGATTTAGAAATAGGTGGCGGAAGAATTATTGGTGAAGTTTGCCATTTTATTGATCTTACTTTGTTTTTATCAGGCAGTAATATTAATTCCGTTTATTCTGCATTATTAGGGAGTCAAGAGAATTTAAGCGATACACTAAATATTCAATTAACGTTTGAGAATGGTAGTATAGCTTCTATCTCATATTTCTCAAATGGGAGTAAAAAATTAGAAAAAGAGTATCTCGAAGTTTTTTATGCAGGTAATACATATTTATTGAAAGATTTTAAGGAACTTGAGAGTTATACTGAAAGGGTGAAAAAGGATAAAATTTCTTCACAAAATAAAGGACATAAAAAGGAAATAGAACTTTTTATAGATTCAATCAAAAATGGAAAACCTGCTCCCATAAAGGCTGACGAAATATTTCATACTTCCAGAGTAACTTTCAATGTAATTGAATCAATAAAAACGAATTCTGTAATTAGGTGTTAA